Within Eggerthella sp. YY7918, the genomic segment CAGCGAGGGAGGCTAGACCGACGCAACCAGATACTCCGCGATGCCTGCGGCGGCTTTTTTGCCCGCGCCCATGGCAAGAATGACGGTGGCGGCGCCGATAACAGCATCGCCACCGGCAAACACGCCCGGCTTCGACGTAGCGCATGTGTCCTCGTCGACTATGATAAGGTTGCGCGATGTGGCTTCAAGCCCTGGCGTCGTTTGCGCAACAAGCGGGTTGGTCTTCGAACCGACCGCGACCACAAGCATATCAATGTCGATGATAAACTCGCTACCGGCAACCTCTACCGGCCGGCGACGTCCACTTGCGTCCGGCTCGCCAAGCTCCATCTGCACGCATTCGAGGCCGCACACCCAGCCGTTCTCGTCGCCGAGAATGCGCGTCGGGTTCGTGAGCAGCTTAAACGCGATGCCCTCTTCCTCCGCATGGTGAATCTCTTCCGTACGCGCAGGCATTTCCTCGCGGCTCCGGCGATATACCACGGTCACGTCGGCGCCAAGTCGCTTCGCCGTACGCGCAGCATCCATCGCAACGTTACCGCCACCCACGACGACGCATTTCTTGCCCACATACACCGGCGTATCGTACTCGGGGAATCGATATGCCTTCATAAGATTCACGCGAGCAAGAAGCTCGTTGGCAACGGAAACCCCGTTGAGACCTTCGCCCTCAATGCCCAAATAGGTGGGCAGGCCGGCTCCCGTACCCACGAACACTGCGTCGAATCCGCGCTCATTCATGAGCTCATCGACATCGTAAAGTTTACCGACAAGGGCGTTCATCTCGAAGGACACCCCGAGGTCGCCCAGTTTAGACGTTTCTCGTGCCACAAGATCCTTCGGCAAACGAAACTCAGGGATGCCGTAGGACAGCACACCGCCCAGCTTGTGAAGCGCTTCGAACACGGTAACCGCGCACCCTCGCTTCGCCAACTCGCCCGCACACGTCAGCGATGCCGGACCAGATCCCACAACCGCCACGCGCTTGCCGGCAAGATCGCGCACAGAAGCGCTGCCCTTTTCGTCTCCCTCAGTTGTATCTGCCTCGTCAAAGGGCACGTAGTTCGCAATGGCCTCTGCCGCTTCCTTTT encodes:
- the gltA gene encoding NADPH-dependent glutamate synthase yields the protein MGRLKYEANKQKTMVPMPELDPAERAKTFDEVSLGYTAEEAVDEARRCLQCPTSPCMGGCPVGVPIPRFIAQVAEGNFAQAYAIVKSANALPAICGRVCPQETQCEGVCTRGKNGEPVGIGRLERFTSDWAFEHQKEAAEAIANYVPFDEADTTEGDEKGSASVRDLAGKRVAVVGSGPASLTCAGELAKRGCAVTVFEALHKLGGVLSYGIPEFRLPKDLVARETSKLGDLGVSFEMNALVGKLYDVDELMNERGFDAVFVGTGAGLPTYLGIEGEGLNGVSVANELLARVNLMKAYRFPEYDTPVYVGKKCVVVGGGNVAMDAARTAKRLGADVTVVYRRSREEMPARTEEIHHAEEEGIAFKLLTNPTRILGDENGWVCGLECVQMELGEPDASGRRRPVEVAGSEFIIDIDMLVVAVGSKTNPLVAQTTPGLEATSRNLIIVDEDTCATSKPGVFAGGDAVIGAATVILAMGAGKKAAAGIAEYLVASV